The Photobacterium sanguinicancri genome includes the window TCATCCTTTGGCTATGGGGTATGTTCTCCGTTAACAAAGAAATCATTGCTTTTAATGAAGCTTTGCTTACCTCTGAATTGAACCAAACATCGCCACAATAACTTTACCAAAACCATTAAAAGAGCATTAAAATCAAATGAATAGAATTATAAATAGCGCTAAATACTGTGCATTACCTCTTGTTGTCCTTCTGGTTGGTTGTGGTTCTGAGCTACCGTCAGAAAAGGAAGCACAAGCCGCATTCGAAAACTCAATTAAAGAAAACTTGGGTGATACAGCCCAAATTACATTCGACAATTTTGACTTATCAGAATGTAAAGCCGTTGAGGAAAAAGAAGGTAGTGATGTCAAATGTAATGTCAAAGCCGATGCACAAGTAAAAGGGATGATTATGGGTGTTGCCGCAGATGAATCTAACCAGATTGACGACAACTTCACTTTCCGAAATATCGATGGCACATGGGAATTGGTTTAATATTTAATTAAATTGAGTACTAGAGCTGATTATAGTTCTAGTGCTTTTTACTAATATAGTGCATCCTCAATGCCAAATATTATAAAATCGCATTTTTTTACTTTTACCCTATCATTAAATATACACTCAAATATTATTTTACAGAACTTAAAACTGTAAAATCACACTTCCGCCTTTGCAAAGAAAAACCACGCTATATATAACTAAGCTTCACGTTTAAAAAACCACCACTTATATTGTTATTACGCGTTTCCGCTTGCGCATGGCTATATTTATCTACAGACTTATAGGACACAAAGCCTAACCTTCCATATAAAACAATTACCGCATGAAAGATAAGCAATGCCTTTTACAAGCACATAATGCGACTGAAATACTCGCAGGTTGGCAATCTCGTGACAAAGAGAAATCAAATGCCTTTTTCATTACCGCTTATCAAGATATTTATAGCATCATTCAAGGATTGCTCTGATAAAAATAAACCCGTTGAGACTATCTTTATTCAAGCGAGTGCAACCGAACTCACGCATGAAGCAATTGTTAAGTTAAATAAATGGCGAAACGATGAAACACCATTTACTCACCGTAAAGAGTTTGTAGATTATGTGCGCCGCTCTGTATGGCATTTGCTCTTTAGTGAACATGAAGCAAAACAGATTAAAGACGATAAGAAAAAGGACTATGCTGATATTGAACAATTAAGGTCGACGGTACACATTCCAGACTTATCTCTAAGTCGAGACTTATACTTGGTTTTAAATAAGCTGAGAGAGCGCTACCCCTCTCAAGCTGATGCATTTGAATATAAGCATTTTTCCGCATCGACAAATAAAGAAATTGCCATGCTGCAGAACGTAACAGAGCGAACAGTGAATAACCGCCTGTTATTTGCAACCAACTATCTTAGAAAAGCCTTATCATAGTGGAAGCCTCTGACCTTTATGCCGATCTGCTAGAGTTAACACCAGAACAGCAAAAAATCCAGATTAATAAGATCAGGGAGCGTGATAAGACGCTTGCTGAAGATCTAGAATCCATGCTCATGTTTTCTAGTGGAAACCTCACAGTAACGAGCAATGACCTTTTCTCTTTCCAGACAAATCAGAAAGCGGCGCCTGACTTCATAGGTAAAGAAGTCATGGGATTTAAAATAGTCAAAATACTTTCCGAAGGTGGTGCAACAGGGCAAGTATATCTAGCTGTTCAGACTATCGTATCGCCAGAAACATCAGAGCAAAACCGCCACTATGCTGCAGTAAAAATACTCAGAGGTAGCGTTCTCACTTTACGTGAACGCCAGCGCTTGTTTTATAGAGAAGCAAGTAACTTAACAGCACTTAATAATCCTTATATTTGTAAACTTTATGGTTCAGGTGAGATTGACGGGGCACTTTGTATCGTCACTGAATTTGTAAACGGAAACCAGCTAGATACCTTTCTTTTGGCATCTCGCCCATCAAAAACAAAGCGGCTTAAATTACTGCAACAATTATTAGATGGTATGGCCTACGCTCATCGCCACGGGCTTTATCATGGTGATTTAAAGCCTCAGAACTTACTTGTGGATGAGCAAAGCAACATCAAAATCATTGATTTAGGTTTTTCTAAACGACTTGATGATATTCCTCCTCTTAACGACAAAGTAGAAGAAGACTACATCAATGCCTTTTCTCACCACTGGAGTCCACCAGAACAAAAGCTTGGAATTTGGTATCGTTCTCGATCTGACATTTACTCACTAGGTGTATTGTTTTTTTACTTACTCTCAGAGGGAAAACACACTGAAACAGACTTACCCCTTGATTCTGAACCGCGCATACCTTACCTGATTGCCAATGGTTTTTGCCGTGAGAGCACTGCCATTATAACGAAAGCCATTCACCCAGACGCAGAAAAAAGATACCGAGATGCTGATGAGATGCGGGAGGATGTAGATCGATGGCTAAAGGGCTATCCTGTTAATGCCTATTCGCAAAAGCTTACCTATAGAATACAAAAACGTGTATTGCGCCATCCTCTGATCTCAGGAACATTAGTCAGTGCAGCCTTA containing:
- a CDS encoding ECF-type sigma factor codes for the protein MPFSLPLIKIFIASFKDCSDKNKPVETIFIQASATELTHEAIVKLNKWRNDETPFTHRKEFVDYVRRSVWHLLFSEHEAKQIKDDKKKDYADIEQLRSTVHIPDLSLSRDLYLVLNKLRERYPSQADAFEYKHFSASTNKEIAMLQNVTERTVNNRLLFATNYLRKALS